One genomic window of Equus caballus isolate H_3958 breed thoroughbred chromosome 6, TB-T2T, whole genome shotgun sequence includes the following:
- the OR6C70 gene encoding olfactory receptor family 6 subfamily C member 70 (The RefSeq protein has 2 substitutions compared to this genomic sequence), which translates to MKNHTRQIEFTLLGLTDNFQFQIVIFFFLLLNYMLSILGNVTIIALTLLDSHLKTPMYFFLRNFSFLEISFTSSCIPRFLITIVTRKKTISYNGCISQLFFYIFLGVTEFFLLAAISYDRYVAICKPLHYTSIMNSKVCHQLVLSSWVTGFLVIFPPLILGLNLDFCASNIIDHFICDISPVLQLSCSDTRLLELIAFFLAVMTLIVTLLLVILSYSYIIKTILKFPSAQQKKKAFSTCSSHMIVVSITYGSCIFIYIKPSANERVFLSKGVAVLNTSIAPLLNPFIYTLRNKQVKEAFRAIFRKIFSSSDK; encoded by the coding sequence atgaagaaccATACAAGGCAAATAGAGTTTATCCTTCTGGGACTGACGGATAATTTCCAGTTCCAgattgtaattttcttctttttacttctaAATTACATGCTGAGCATACTAGGAAATGTAACCATCATTGCCCTAACTCTACTAGATTCTCATCTCAAGACCCCAATGTATTTCTTCCTCCGTAATTTCTCTTTCCTGGAAATTTCATTCACAAGTTCTTGCATCCCCAGATTCCTAATCACCATTGTAACAAGGAAAAAGACTATTTCCTATAATGGTTGTATATCTCAgttatttttttacatattcttggGGGTTACAGAATTTTTCCTTCTGGCCGccatgtcctatgaccgctatgttgccATCTGCAAACCTTTGCATTATACATCCATCATGAACAGCAAAGTTTGTCATCAGCTTGTACTCAGTTCTTGGGTAACTGGATTTTTGGTCATTTTCCCTCCACTGATTTTGGGTCTTAACCTGGATTTCTGTGCTTCAAATATCATTGATCATTTCATTTGTGACATTTCTCCCGTCTTGCAACTTTCTTGCTCTGACACACGTTTACTAGAACTGATTGCTTTTTTCTTAGCTGTGATGACCCTCATTGTCACATTATTACTAGTAATCCTTTCTTACTCTTACATCATCAagacaattctaaaatttccttcagctcagcaaaagaagaaagcCTTTTCCACCTGCTCTTCTCACATGATTGTTGTCTCCATCACTTATGGTAGTTGCATATTCATCTACATAAAGCCATCAGCAAATGAAAGAGTCTTTTTGAGTAAAGGTGTGGCTGTGCTCAATACTTCCATTGCCCCTTTGTTGAACCCATTCATTTATACTCTGAGGAACAAGCAAGTTAAAGAAGCCTTCCGAGCTATATTtagaaagatattttcttcttcagacaagtaa